A stretch of the Sulfurospirillum sp. UCH001 genome encodes the following:
- a CDS encoding tyrosine-type recombinase/integrase: MLNVTKSQYGVYRFRQRIDTNLRKYFNRSEISISLKTKSLPEAQAKASIYHKEFLAIRFHASIHFIDPSVVQKLVDKFCEDVLGVVTKPVEVPKEEMSFKQSIEDFCYYYKAKNIGKGTRDSVTHFLSSIFLDIIGAETKVKDTTVKDLVRVKEQLFRLPRRNIPKYQDKSTKQLLKMNIPEEDRLSINRVQGCVNYIKRYFNYCFAQQLIPFNPANFISVTCEETAIDEREPFSRDEVRELLQLTDTLNNKHARTIYYTLAYTGMRLSELWKCTINEINGIYCFDLTSKRIKLKTKSSHRLIPIHDKLIELGVLESFAQAIQVYKSKSIGCHYKRNLRGRVTDNPKKVMYSLRHSFATELKYSKVDPLVISELMGHSHEGMTMGRYASRYPVEILKEAIDHLNYS, translated from the coding sequence ATGTTAAATGTTACAAAAAGCCAATATGGTGTCTATAGATTTCGACAAAGAATAGACACTAATCTACGTAAATATTTCAACCGTTCAGAGATAAGTATAAGTCTTAAAACAAAGTCACTTCCTGAAGCACAGGCTAAAGCTTCCATCTATCACAAAGAGTTTTTAGCTATAAGGTTTCATGCAAGTATTCACTTCATAGACCCTTCAGTCGTTCAGAAGTTAGTCGATAAATTCTGTGAGGATGTCTTAGGCGTTGTTACAAAGCCTGTGGAAGTCCCAAAAGAAGAGATGAGCTTCAAACAAAGCATAGAAGATTTTTGTTACTACTATAAGGCTAAAAACATCGGCAAAGGCACGAGAGATTCTGTTACACACTTTCTTAGCTCTATCTTTCTTGACATTATTGGAGCAGAGACCAAAGTCAAAGATACAACTGTCAAAGACCTAGTGCGTGTCAAAGAGCAACTCTTTAGACTCCCGCGTAGGAATATCCCAAAGTATCAAGATAAATCAACAAAGCAACTGCTAAAGATGAATATACCTGAAGAAGATAGATTGTCTATCAACAGGGTACAGGGCTGTGTCAACTACATCAAACGATATTTCAACTATTGTTTTGCACAACAGCTCATTCCTTTTAACCCTGCTAACTTTATCTCAGTGACATGTGAAGAGACAGCTATAGACGAGCGTGAGCCATTCTCAAGGGACGAGGTGAGGGAACTCCTACAGCTCACTGATACACTCAACAATAAACATGCTAGAACTATTTATTATACATTGGCATATACAGGCATGAGGCTTTCAGAGTTGTGGAAATGTACAATAAATGAGATAAATGGTATCTACTGTTTTGACCTTACAAGTAAGCGTATCAAACTAAAGACTAAAAGCAGTCACAGACTCATACCTATACACGACAAGCTTATTGAATTAGGAGTGCTTGAAAGCTTTGCACAGGCTATACAGGTCTATAAATCTAAATCAATAGGATGCCACTATAAGAGAAATCTAAGAGGACGAGTTACAGACAATCCTAAAAAGGTCATGTACTCACTAAGACACTCCTTCGCCACTGAGCTAAAGTACTCTAAAGTAGACCCTTTAGTCATCTCTGAGCTTATGGGACACTCTCACGAGGGTATGACGATGGGGAGATATGCAAGTAGGTATCCTGTTGAGATACTCAAGGAGGCTATAGACCATCTTAACTACTCGTAA
- the ppsA gene encoding phosphoenolpyruvate synthase, protein MRYIRFFNELHLSDIPLVGGKNASLGEMYQKLSTKGIHVPNGFATTSEAYHLLLDENGIREKIKKILENLDISDTKSLQERGHAIRELILNSTLPAELIKELQSAYHMLSQEYGVENCDVAVRSSGTAEDLPDASFAGQQETFLNIQTPEKLLQSVKQCYASLFTDRAISYRTSRGFDHFKVALSVGVQKMVRSDKASSGIMFSIDTESGSENLILINAIWGLGENVVSGRVNADEFFVFKPTLKKGLSTILKRSLGSKKEKMLYSDEGHTVNVATTPEEQQRFSISDNEVMSLARQALIIEEYYKRPMDIEWAKDGFDGKLYIVQARPETVQSKLQNNISIEKYALNSTKDLKLLTSGRAVGDKIGSGEVKVIHHTSEFSLFKAGDVLVADTTNPDWEPIMKKASAVVTNRGSRTCHAAIVAREIGVPAVVGCGNATEVLKNAQKVTVSCANGDEGHIYDGEIAFSCKTIDLSSLKETKTKLMMNVGNPAEAFHLAKMPNDGVGLARMEFIMTHSINAHPMALVNMHKGNRVKDEENIRSFMAPYSDAKEFFLQKLSEGVGMIAAAFYPKPVIIRTSDFKSNEYRNMPGGFAYEAEEENPMIGFRGASRYYDESYKEAYAWECEALKRVRDDMGLTNVIIMIPFVRTPEEGEKVIRIMNEQGLIQGENGLKIYAMCEIPANVIIADEFLKVFDGYSIGSNDLTQLVLGVDRESGLIAHIFNERNPAVTQMLKMAIVACKSRGKYIGICGQAPSDYPEITEFLVKNGIDSISLNPDSLYKMHQVIESLEEKLS, encoded by the coding sequence ATGCGTTATATTCGTTTCTTCAATGAACTCCATCTTAGCGACATTCCTTTAGTAGGTGGCAAAAATGCCAGCCTTGGTGAAATGTACCAAAAATTATCGACAAAAGGCATTCATGTTCCAAATGGTTTTGCAACAACCAGTGAAGCGTATCATTTGCTACTTGATGAAAATGGTATTAGAGAAAAAATTAAAAAAATTCTAGAAAATCTTGATATTTCTGATACAAAGAGTTTACAAGAGCGTGGACATGCTATTCGTGAACTTATTTTAAACTCCACCCTCCCCGCAGAGCTTATTAAAGAGCTTCAAAGTGCTTATCATATGCTTTCACAAGAGTATGGTGTTGAAAATTGCGATGTAGCAGTGCGCTCATCAGGCACGGCAGAGGATTTGCCTGATGCCAGTTTTGCGGGTCAACAAGAGACTTTTTTAAATATTCAAACACCTGAAAAACTCTTACAAAGTGTGAAACAGTGTTATGCTTCTTTATTTACAGATCGAGCCATTAGTTATAGAACCAGTCGAGGATTTGATCATTTTAAGGTAGCCCTCTCCGTAGGTGTTCAAAAAATGGTACGAAGTGACAAAGCCAGTAGTGGTATTATGTTCAGCATCGATACCGAAAGTGGCTCTGAAAATCTCATATTGATTAATGCCATTTGGGGGCTTGGTGAAAATGTGGTGAGTGGTAGAGTTAATGCAGATGAATTTTTTGTATTTAAACCTACACTCAAAAAAGGACTCAGTACCATTTTAAAACGCTCACTAGGAAGCAAAAAAGAGAAAATGCTCTATAGCGACGAAGGGCATACGGTTAATGTTGCAACAACTCCAGAAGAGCAACAACGTTTTTCTATTAGTGATAATGAGGTCATGAGTCTCGCACGTCAAGCATTGATTATTGAGGAGTATTACAAACGTCCTATGGACATTGAATGGGCAAAAGATGGCTTTGATGGCAAACTTTACATCGTGCAAGCACGCCCAGAAACCGTTCAAAGCAAGCTCCAAAATAACATTTCCATTGAAAAATATGCTTTAAATAGCACCAAAGATTTAAAACTTCTCACCTCAGGTCGTGCGGTAGGCGATAAAATAGGGAGTGGCGAAGTTAAAGTCATTCATCATACCTCTGAATTTTCTCTCTTTAAAGCAGGTGATGTTCTGGTCGCAGATACAACCAACCCTGATTGGGAACCTATCATGAAAAAAGCTTCGGCAGTAGTCACCAATAGAGGTAGCCGAACCTGTCATGCAGCAATTGTTGCACGTGAGATAGGTGTTCCTGCTGTGGTAGGATGTGGCAATGCTACAGAAGTTCTAAAAAATGCACAAAAAGTTACTGTTAGTTGTGCCAATGGGGATGAAGGACATATCTATGATGGCGAGATTGCATTTAGCTGTAAAACCATAGACCTTAGTTCTCTCAAAGAGACAAAAACGAAATTAATGATGAATGTTGGCAACCCTGCTGAAGCCTTTCATCTTGCTAAAATGCCCAATGATGGAGTAGGACTTGCGCGCATGGAGTTCATTATGACGCACTCTATCAATGCCCATCCAATGGCACTTGTTAATATGCATAAAGGTAACCGTGTCAAAGATGAAGAAAATATTCGTTCTTTCATGGCTCCGTACAGCGATGCCAAAGAATTTTTTTTACAAAAGCTGAGTGAAGGTGTTGGAATGATTGCTGCTGCGTTTTATCCTAAACCTGTCATCATTCGTACCAGTGATTTTAAAAGTAATGAATACCGCAATATGCCCGGTGGATTTGCCTATGAAGCAGAAGAAGAAAACCCAATGATAGGTTTTCGTGGTGCTAGTCGTTACTATGATGAAAGTTATAAAGAGGCATATGCGTGGGAATGTGAAGCTCTCAAACGTGTAAGAGATGACATGGGGCTTACCAATGTCATTATTATGATTCCTTTTGTCAGAACCCCTGAAGAAGGAGAGAAAGTCATTCGTATTATGAATGAACAAGGGCTGATTCAAGGGGAAAATGGTCTTAAAATCTACGCTATGTGTGAAATTCCTGCGAATGTCATTATCGCCGATGAGTTTTTAAAAGTCTTTGATGGATACTCCATCGGTTCAAACGACCTTACACAACTTGTTTTAGGTGTTGATAGAGAAAGTGGACTCATTGCACATATTTTCAATGAACGAAATCCTGCTGTAACGCAAATGCTGAAAATGGCGATTGTCGCGTGTAAAAGCAGGGGAAAATACATCGGTATTTGTGGGCAAGCGCCATCAGATTACCCTGAAATCACGGAGTTTTTAGTGAAAAATGGTATAGACTCTATCTCACTTAATCCCGATTCACTCTATAAAATGCACCAAGTCATTGAGAGCTTAGAAGAAAAACTCTCTTAA